One part of the Mycolicibacterium aromaticivorans JS19b1 = JCM 16368 genome encodes these proteins:
- a CDS encoding proton-conducting transporter membrane subunit, protein MLVNVNALLPAVTVTPGLFALVAALLAGRRYRWLGYSGAFVAGTGFPIACVLAVFAGVGMGIDRVAAVLLLLVFGVSTVVQAFAIRYLAGDPRAGRFTAGASLLTSASAGMVTATTLPGLAVGWTLAGVALCLLLGMYWHLPAARDGVRRTAIAFLIGDLALWGVVVIVTARWGVSDLRALADEALSGPLVPVVGCLAVVAALSRSAQVPFHKWLPATLAAPTPVSALLHAGVVNAGGILLLRLAPLASGDTARALTIVAGATTLVYGAVIMLVKPDVKGALVNSTMAQMGFMILTCGLGLWAATIFHLVAHGFYKATLFLSSGSGVARRRRAAFHPRPPAMTARRRLLNGALATVLPGAALYAATMVIPMSAGGQHAEQALLIFAWVTGAAATWGWLRHLRGPADLVMVLAVLPPVAITYLGLTSAATHYLAPALPTAMPSALSWPVLAAVVTILAAVAAVRWSPGTSLHRAIYARALSAGYITSPLLAPSRGARS, encoded by the coding sequence ATGTTGGTCAACGTGAACGCGCTTCTTCCCGCAGTGACGGTGACACCTGGGCTGTTCGCACTGGTAGCGGCCCTGCTGGCCGGGCGGCGATACCGTTGGCTCGGGTACTCCGGGGCGTTTGTCGCCGGAACGGGCTTCCCCATCGCCTGCGTACTGGCCGTGTTCGCCGGTGTCGGGATGGGCATCGACCGGGTCGCCGCGGTCCTGTTGCTCCTCGTCTTCGGCGTGAGCACCGTCGTCCAGGCGTTCGCGATCCGCTACCTCGCCGGCGATCCCCGGGCGGGCAGGTTCACCGCGGGGGCGTCCCTTCTCACATCCGCCTCGGCCGGGATGGTCACCGCGACGACGCTGCCCGGGCTCGCAGTGGGCTGGACCCTGGCCGGTGTCGCACTCTGTCTGCTGCTGGGGATGTACTGGCATCTGCCCGCCGCTCGGGACGGGGTTCGGCGGACCGCCATCGCGTTCCTCATCGGTGACCTGGCCCTGTGGGGCGTGGTCGTGATCGTCACCGCGCGGTGGGGTGTCTCGGACCTGCGTGCGCTTGCCGACGAGGCGCTCTCCGGGCCGCTGGTTCCTGTCGTCGGCTGCCTCGCGGTGGTCGCCGCCCTTTCCCGCTCCGCTCAGGTGCCCTTCCACAAGTGGCTGCCGGCCACCTTGGCGGCGCCGACTCCGGTCTCCGCCTTGCTGCATGCGGGTGTCGTCAACGCCGGCGGGATCCTCCTGCTTCGCCTCGCCCCGCTGGCCTCCGGCGATACGGCCCGCGCACTGACCATCGTGGCGGGTGCCACCACGCTGGTGTACGGGGCGGTCATCATGCTGGTGAAACCCGATGTCAAAGGGGCGCTTGTGAATTCGACGATGGCACAGATGGGCTTCATGATCCTCACCTGCGGACTGGGACTGTGGGCCGCGACGATCTTCCACCTGGTCGCCCACGGGTTCTACAAGGCGACCCTGTTCCTGTCGTCCGGATCCGGCGTCGCTCGGCGGCGCCGCGCGGCCTTCCATCCGCGCCCACCGGCGATGACCGCTCGACGGCGCCTGCTCAATGGAGCGCTCGCGACGGTCCTTCCGGGCGCCGCGCTCTATGCGGCGACCATGGTCATCCCCATGTCAGCCGGCGGGCAGCACGCCGAGCAGGCGCTGCTGATCTTCGCCTGGGTCACCGGCGCCGCGGCGACGTGGGGTTGGCTGAGACACCTCAGAGGCCCGGCAGACCTTGTCATGGTCCTGGCTGTGCTGCCTCCCGTAGCCATCACCTACCTCGGACTGACCTCAGCCGCAACGCATTACCTGGCGCCCGCCCTGCCCACCGCGATGCCGTCGGCACTGTCCTGGCCCGTCCTCGCCGCCGTGGTGACCATCCTCGCGGCGGTGGCGGCGGTGCGCTGGTCCCCGGGAACGTCGCTGCACCGCGCGATATACGCCAGAGCACTCAGCGCCGGATACATCACCTCGCCACTGCTCGCCCCGTCGAGAGGAGCACGTTCGTGA
- a CDS encoding P-II family nitrogen regulator, with protein MTTSALTKMIKVEVVVPGSDAAAVRELIQSVGATGYTSVSGVSGLGHHGYRQGKLLFNQQAALELLITVVPEGKADALLAGLRSLLDACPGVMFVTETYVSRPEYFC; from the coding sequence ATGACTACATCAGCACTCACCAAGATGATCAAGGTCGAGGTGGTGGTTCCCGGCAGCGACGCCGCCGCTGTCCGGGAACTGATCCAAAGTGTCGGCGCCACCGGGTACACCAGCGTGTCCGGCGTCTCAGGGCTCGGGCACCACGGCTACCGGCAGGGCAAGCTGCTGTTCAACCAGCAGGCGGCGCTGGAACTTCTGATCACCGTGGTCCCGGAGGGCAAGGCGGACGCGTTGCTGGCCGGGCTGCGCTCTCTGCTCGACGCCTGTCCCGGAGTGATGTTCGTGACAGAGACCTATGTCAGCCGACCCGAGTACTTCTGCTGA
- a CDS encoding carbonic anhydrase encodes MSNPMNTWHRLRAGNEKFFVPVRGGQREPALQAPIAAVFRCADAAVGSEMILGQSWGSLVDVSTWGHVIDDGVLATMECAVDTLEVPLIVVLGHADCRAMRAAMRAWDDAVIPEGATRIAVQQALSSIVRRGASADSVDGVTAAHIVETGVALMERSPIISQRIDAGKCGIICVTTDPVSGQLRTHAAIGPVGEVPDTLLECV; translated from the coding sequence ATGTCCAACCCGATGAACACCTGGCATCGTCTGCGGGCCGGCAACGAGAAGTTCTTCGTCCCGGTTCGAGGCGGCCAGCGCGAGCCTGCCCTGCAGGCCCCGATCGCTGCGGTATTCCGTTGCGCGGATGCAGCTGTCGGCAGCGAGATGATTCTCGGGCAGAGTTGGGGCTCGCTGGTCGATGTCAGCACCTGGGGTCATGTCATCGACGACGGTGTCCTGGCCACCATGGAGTGTGCCGTGGACACGCTGGAAGTACCGCTGATCGTGGTGCTGGGCCACGCGGACTGCCGCGCCATGCGTGCCGCGATGAGGGCCTGGGATGACGCGGTGATTCCCGAGGGTGCAACCCGCATTGCCGTGCAGCAAGCACTGTCGTCCATCGTGCGCCGGGGTGCCAGCGCGGACTCCGTCGATGGGGTCACTGCCGCGCACATCGTCGAAACCGGCGTGGCGCTGATGGAGCGATCTCCCATCATCTCCCAGCGGATCGACGCGGGGAAGTGCGGGATCATCTGTGTGACAACCGATCCGGTGAGCGGTCAGTTGCGCACCCATGCGGCCATCGGACCGGTGGGTGAGGTACCCGACACGCTGCTGGAATGCGTGTGA
- a CDS encoding helix-turn-helix transcriptional regulator, giving the protein MAEWTFLTNHAHTLLCIARDPGIRLRDVAERVGVTERAAQRIVSDLVEAGYLDRLREGRRNYYRIRADRPLRHPVERGHRVGEILAVLHEPKDPDGAS; this is encoded by the coding sequence ATGGCGGAGTGGACGTTCTTGACCAACCACGCTCACACTCTGCTGTGCATCGCCCGCGACCCCGGGATCCGCCTACGGGACGTCGCCGAACGCGTCGGCGTGACCGAACGCGCCGCACAGCGCATCGTCAGCGATCTGGTCGAGGCCGGTTACCTGGACCGGCTACGCGAAGGCCGGCGGAACTACTACCGCATCCGCGCGGATCGTCCACTGAGGCATCCCGTCGAACGCGGCCATCGCGTCGGCGAGATCCTGGCGGTGCTGCATGAGCCGAAGGACCCGGACGGCGCGAGCTGA
- a CDS encoding HNH endonuclease, producing the protein MFDELLDIDLAAAESELVERIAAMERLKSAAAAVQARLTAALDSGRRAAEAVAGVPAARRGRGVAAEVALARRDSPSRGNRHLGFAKALVYEMPHTLAALESGVLSEWRATIVVRESACLDVDDRRRLDAELCSDPAALEGVGDSALAADAKAIADRLDPHAVVDRAATAETERNVTIRPAPDTMTYVTALLPVAHGVSVYAALKREADISCDARSRGQVMADALVERVTGRPADQPVPVAVNVVVSDQMLLGAEQGAAVIAGYGSMPSSVAQKMIMNTVTDERSRATLRRLYANPDSGALVAMDSRSRLFPKGLAEFIELRDQRCRTPYCDAPIRHHDHAIPHSRGGATSAENGQGLCEACNYAKESPGWQVIAGVGESGVHTAEFITPTGAHYHSAAPPMPGTPKIPRSAAEVYLNGELVRVIAA; encoded by the coding sequence ATGTTCGATGAATTACTCGATATCGACCTGGCTGCCGCGGAGTCGGAGCTGGTCGAACGCATTGCGGCGATGGAGCGGCTGAAGTCCGCCGCCGCCGCGGTGCAGGCGCGGTTGACGGCCGCACTCGACAGCGGGCGGCGTGCCGCGGAGGCGGTGGCCGGGGTTCCTGCCGCCCGGCGGGGTCGCGGGGTGGCGGCCGAGGTGGCGCTGGCCCGGCGGGATTCGCCCAGTCGGGGAAACCGGCACCTCGGATTCGCCAAGGCGTTGGTATACGAGATGCCGCACACGCTGGCCGCTTTGGAGAGCGGGGTGCTGTCCGAGTGGCGGGCCACGATTGTCGTGCGTGAGTCGGCCTGCCTCGATGTCGACGATCGGCGTCGGCTCGATGCCGAATTATGTTCGGATCCGGCCGCTTTGGAGGGTGTGGGGGACAGCGCGTTGGCCGCCGATGCCAAGGCGATCGCCGATCGGCTCGACCCGCACGCAGTGGTGGACAGGGCGGCGACGGCGGAGACCGAGCGCAACGTCACCATCCGCCCCGCCCCGGACACGATGACCTATGTGACGGCGTTGCTGCCGGTGGCGCACGGAGTGTCGGTGTACGCCGCGCTCAAGCGAGAAGCCGATATCAGTTGCGATGCTCGCTCCCGCGGCCAAGTCATGGCCGACGCGCTGGTCGAGCGCGTGACGGGACGGCCGGCCGATCAACCGGTCCCGGTAGCGGTCAACGTGGTGGTCTCCGATCAAATGCTCCTCGGAGCCGAGCAGGGCGCGGCGGTGATCGCCGGTTATGGCTCAATGCCCTCATCGGTGGCTCAGAAGATGATCATGAACACGGTGACCGATGAGCGTTCCCGCGCGACGCTGCGCCGGCTGTACGCAAACCCGGACAGCGGCGCACTGGTCGCCATGGACTCGCGGTCGCGGTTGTTCCCGAAAGGCTTGGCGGAGTTCATCGAACTGCGGGATCAGCGTTGCCGAACCCCATACTGCGATGCGCCGATTCGGCACCACGACCATGCGATACCGCACTCCCGCGGCGGTGCCACCAGCGCCGAGAACGGGCAGGGCCTATGTGAGGCATGCAACTATGCCAAGGAGTCGCCGGGCTGGCAGGTGATCGCCGGTGTCGGCGAGAGCGGCGTTCACACAGCGGAATTCATAACCCCGACCGGGGCGCACTACCACTCTGCGGCACCACCGATGCCGGGCACGCCGAAGATTCCGAGGAGCGCCGCGGAGGTGTATCTCAACGGTGAGCTGGTGCGGGTGATTGCCGCCTGA
- a CDS encoding DoxX family protein, which translates to MAQTLDARLGGYHSPVLGIFRIVIGLLFAIHGAVKLFAWPISQGGAAPIGSWPYWWAGVIELVVGLLVALGLFTRIAALVGSGEMAFAYFTQHLPHGLLPIQNQGELAVLYCFALFLLAFSGPGAFAVQGGRLRR; encoded by the coding sequence ATGGCACAAACCCTTGACGCGCGACTCGGCGGCTATCACTCCCCCGTCCTCGGAATATTCCGGATTGTCATCGGCCTGCTCTTCGCCATACACGGCGCGGTGAAATTGTTCGCATGGCCCATCTCCCAGGGCGGCGCAGCCCCGATCGGAAGCTGGCCGTACTGGTGGGCCGGTGTGATCGAACTCGTCGTCGGCCTGCTCGTGGCGCTCGGCCTGTTCACGCGCATCGCCGCGCTCGTCGGCTCCGGTGAGATGGCGTTCGCCTACTTCACCCAGCATCTACCCCACGGCCTGCTGCCGATTCAGAACCAGGGCGAGCTCGCTGTTCTGTACTGCTTCGCACTGTTCCTGCTGGCCTTCTCCGGCCCTGGCGCGTTCGCAGTACAGGGTGGCCGGCTTCGCCGGTGA
- a CDS encoding RDD family protein, whose translation MARELGSWLSGPEPVKPGDDAGWPGKELGLPESGPRSLARMGRRFLALLIDWLIGYGLAALGMSLGLISISVLSTAVLAIWFVLGVLSVRLFGFTPGQYALGLMVIPVDNRQHVGSGRAIARGLLLALVIPGLFTDADGRGLQDRLTMTAVVRR comes from the coding sequence ATGGCACGCGAACTCGGATCCTGGCTGTCCGGACCGGAACCGGTGAAGCCGGGTGACGATGCCGGGTGGCCGGGCAAGGAGCTGGGTCTGCCGGAATCCGGGCCTCGTTCGCTGGCGCGGATGGGCCGGCGTTTCCTGGCACTGCTGATCGACTGGCTGATCGGTTACGGCCTGGCGGCGCTCGGGATGTCGCTGGGGCTGATCAGTATCTCGGTGCTGTCGACGGCGGTCCTGGCGATTTGGTTCGTGCTGGGCGTGCTGTCGGTACGACTGTTCGGATTCACTCCGGGGCAGTACGCGCTGGGGTTGATGGTGATCCCGGTCGACAACCGCCAGCACGTCGGCAGTGGCCGGGCGATCGCCCGGGGATTGTTGCTCGCCTTGGTGATCCCCGGCTTGTTCACCGACGCCGACGGGCGCGGGCTGCAGGACCGGCTGACGATGACGGCTGTCGTTCGGCGCTGA
- the glnA gene encoding type I glutamate--ammonia ligase, protein MAEKTADDLFKLIKDQKVEYVDIRFCDLPGVVQHFSIPASAFDESVFEDGLAFDGSSVRGFQSIHESDMLLLPDPVTARIDPFRAAKTLNLNFFVHDPFTREAYSRDPRNVARKAENYLISTGIADTAYFGAEAEFYIFDSVSFDSKINGTFYEVDSESGWWNSGEPFEADGSANRGYKVRPKGGYFPVAPYDHYVDLRDDITTNLQNAGFTIERGHHEVGTAGQAEINYKFNTLLHAADDVLLFKYIVKNTAWAAGKTVTFMPKPLFGDNGSGMHVHQSLWKDGKPLFHDESGYAGLSDIARHYIGGILHHAPSLLAFTNPTVNSYKRLVPGYEAPINLVYSQRNRSAAVRIPITGNNPKAKRLEFRAPDSSGNPYLAFAAMMMAGLDGIKKKIEPQTPVDKDLYELPPEEAANIPQAPTSLSAVIDRLEADHEYLTEGGVFTTDLIETWISYKRENEIMPVQIRPHPYEFALYYDV, encoded by the coding sequence GTGGCAGAAAAGACAGCTGACGACCTGTTCAAGCTGATCAAGGACCAAAAAGTCGAGTACGTCGACATCCGGTTCTGCGATCTGCCTGGCGTGGTCCAGCACTTCTCGATCCCCGCCTCAGCGTTCGACGAGAGCGTTTTCGAGGACGGCCTGGCGTTCGACGGTTCGTCGGTGCGCGGTTTCCAGTCGATCCACGAGTCCGACATGCTGCTGCTTCCGGACCCCGTCACCGCACGCATCGACCCGTTCCGTGCCGCCAAGACGCTCAACCTCAACTTCTTCGTGCACGATCCCTTCACCCGTGAGGCCTACTCGCGCGACCCGCGCAACGTGGCCCGCAAGGCGGAGAACTACCTGATCAGCACCGGCATCGCCGACACCGCCTACTTCGGTGCCGAGGCCGAGTTCTACATCTTCGACTCGGTGAGCTTCGACTCGAAGATCAACGGCACCTTCTACGAGGTCGACTCCGAGTCCGGCTGGTGGAACTCCGGCGAGCCCTTCGAGGCCGACGGTTCGGCCAACCGCGGCTACAAGGTGCGCCCGAAGGGCGGCTACTTCCCGGTGGCGCCGTACGACCACTACGTCGACCTGCGCGACGACATCACCACCAACCTGCAGAACGCCGGCTTCACGATCGAGCGCGGCCACCATGAGGTGGGCACCGCCGGCCAGGCCGAGATCAACTACAAGTTCAACACGCTGCTGCATGCGGCCGACGACGTGCTGCTGTTCAAGTACATCGTCAAGAACACGGCGTGGGCGGCAGGCAAGACCGTCACGTTCATGCCGAAGCCGCTGTTCGGCGACAACGGTTCGGGCATGCACGTGCACCAGTCGCTGTGGAAGGACGGCAAGCCGCTGTTCCACGACGAGTCGGGATATGCCGGTCTGTCGGACATCGCCCGCCACTACATCGGCGGCATCCTGCATCACGCGCCGTCGCTGCTGGCGTTCACCAACCCGACGGTGAACTCCTACAAGCGCCTGGTGCCGGGCTACGAGGCCCCGATCAACCTGGTGTACAGCCAGCGCAACCGGTCGGCCGCGGTGCGTATCCCGATCACCGGCAACAACCCAAAGGCCAAGCGTCTCGAGTTCCGCGCACCGGACAGCTCGGGCAACCCGTATCTCGCGTTCGCGGCGATGATGATGGCCGGCCTGGACGGCATCAAGAAGAAGATCGAGCCGCAGACGCCGGTCGACAAGGACCTCTACGAGCTCCCGCCGGAAGAGGCCGCCAACATCCCGCAGGCGCCGACGTCCCTGTCGGCGGTGATCGACCGTCTCGAGGCTGATCACGAATACCTCACCGAGGGAGGCGTTTTCACGACCGACCTGATCGAGACGTGGATCTCCTACAAGCGTGAGAACGAGATCATGCCCGTTCAGATCCGCCCTCACCCGTACGAGTTTGCGCTGTACTACGACGTGTAA
- a CDS encoding DUF2309 domain-containing protein yields MTATESTTIEGRRARLRSDVALAARVLPTHYPLETFIAVNPLAGLENMPFDQAIRRAGDVYGTPGILRIKDFRKMHGAGRVTDADLDAALSRRYPNLAGAEPLRFGGRDLSPLELMRADLLHGVGCLEPVRRYRTRSEELAPQLADTVDAQTAKWCTAFFGAGAWPMPGRESGFYSAWRALAPRDPSLKRAVRARLRRTSERAEDAALTALEALGVGDDRRIAYLQAHLSRLPGWAAHIHWGSGKSVGIDLTDYAAMRLAYESALLAVDHSDRPADRPVATPPSARERADHIATVLGLVGVSDDELSVAARVLAAMPVTAREPLWQSAFESHYRGGLLRALDRAARDLHREHIHTQVVTCIDTRSEGLRRHLESLGGYQTLGFAGFFAAAIRFTDLMGGVASDLCPVLIAPSHEISELASADGTHQAERRMSGARRLAGAEAAFHTAKEAVAAPFTLAEAAGWAAAPLAAAKTLTPALSGAIRRHLHTLAVPEAATVLSVDAMPLAERVLFANVALATMGLVDGFGRLVVLCAHGSSSENNPYQAALDCGACGGQAGGPNARTAVAILNETEVRRELRGMAIDIPDQTWFVAAQHDTTRDRIQILDRHLIPATHQEDVARLDVDLAHAGAALAAERCATLPGARRVRTRARAARHVSTRSVDWAQVYPEWGLADNAAFIVGPRDMSAGLDLQRRTFLHSYDAEVDADGSALETIMTAPLVVAQWINCQYYFSAVAPDVFGAGTKTVHNVVGSAGVISGHNGDLRLGLPWQSIADGSRLRHEPMRLLAVIQAPLSRIDTIIDRNPILQRLFGNEWVSLAARPSAEAPWQQWTRTGWRPWFESYSLPTVLDEERVS; encoded by the coding sequence GTGACCGCCACGGAATCGACCACCATCGAGGGCCGCCGGGCCCGCCTCCGCAGTGATGTCGCACTCGCTGCCCGGGTGTTGCCCACTCACTACCCGCTGGAGACGTTCATCGCGGTGAACCCGCTCGCAGGGCTGGAGAACATGCCCTTCGACCAGGCGATCCGGCGCGCCGGCGACGTGTATGGCACGCCAGGTATTTTGCGCATCAAGGACTTCCGCAAGATGCATGGTGCTGGTCGAGTCACAGACGCCGATCTCGATGCTGCGCTGAGTCGCCGCTATCCCAATCTTGCCGGCGCCGAGCCGCTGCGGTTCGGGGGGCGCGACCTGAGCCCACTCGAATTGATGAGAGCCGATCTGCTGCACGGCGTGGGCTGCCTCGAACCGGTGCGCCGCTACCGGACCCGCTCCGAGGAACTCGCCCCGCAGCTCGCCGATACCGTCGACGCGCAGACGGCCAAGTGGTGCACGGCTTTCTTCGGTGCGGGTGCATGGCCGATGCCGGGCCGGGAGAGCGGTTTCTACTCGGCATGGCGGGCGCTGGCTCCCCGCGATCCTTCCCTGAAGCGCGCGGTGCGAGCACGGCTCCGCCGGACATCTGAGCGTGCGGAAGACGCCGCGCTGACGGCACTGGAGGCGCTCGGGGTAGGTGACGACAGGCGCATTGCCTACCTGCAGGCGCATCTCTCCCGGCTGCCCGGGTGGGCAGCGCACATCCACTGGGGTAGCGGCAAGTCGGTGGGAATCGATCTCACTGACTACGCCGCCATGCGACTGGCATACGAGAGCGCGCTGCTCGCCGTCGATCACTCGGACCGCCCCGCAGATCGCCCGGTCGCGACACCGCCGTCGGCGCGGGAACGAGCCGACCACATCGCCACGGTCCTGGGACTCGTCGGAGTCAGTGACGACGAACTATCGGTGGCCGCACGGGTACTCGCGGCAATGCCGGTGACGGCGCGAGAGCCCCTCTGGCAGAGTGCCTTTGAGTCCCACTATCGCGGCGGGCTGCTGCGCGCGCTTGACCGTGCCGCACGAGATCTGCACCGTGAGCACATCCACACCCAGGTGGTGACCTGCATCGACACCCGCTCCGAGGGGCTGCGACGTCACCTGGAGTCGCTGGGCGGATATCAAACGCTGGGATTCGCCGGGTTCTTCGCTGCCGCCATCCGTTTCACCGATCTGATGGGCGGAGTCGCCAGCGACCTGTGCCCTGTCCTCATCGCGCCCAGCCACGAGATCTCTGAGCTCGCATCTGCCGACGGCACGCACCAAGCGGAGCGCCGGATGTCGGGTGCGCGGCGCCTGGCGGGGGCCGAAGCGGCGTTCCACACCGCCAAAGAGGCTGTGGCAGCGCCCTTTACCCTTGCCGAAGCCGCCGGTTGGGCCGCCGCCCCGCTGGCCGCGGCGAAGACGCTGACGCCCGCGCTCAGCGGCGCGATCCGCCGGCATCTGCACACTCTGGCGGTGCCGGAAGCGGCGACGGTGCTCAGCGTGGACGCCATGCCGCTGGCCGAGCGGGTGCTGTTCGCCAACGTTGCGCTCGCCACGATGGGTTTGGTCGACGGCTTCGGCCGGCTGGTGGTGCTCTGCGCACACGGAAGCTCATCGGAGAACAACCCGTACCAGGCAGCGCTGGACTGCGGTGCGTGCGGGGGACAGGCGGGCGGACCCAATGCCCGGACCGCGGTGGCGATACTCAACGAAACCGAGGTGCGCCGGGAACTGCGCGGCATGGCAATCGACATCCCGGACCAAACCTGGTTCGTCGCGGCCCAACACGATACGACCAGGGACCGGATCCAGATCTTGGACCGCCACCTGATTCCGGCGACGCACCAGGAGGACGTCGCGCGATTGGATGTCGACCTGGCTCATGCGGGAGCCGCATTGGCAGCCGAACGCTGCGCGACACTTCCCGGTGCGCGCCGCGTACGCACACGGGCGCGGGCGGCCCGTCACGTCAGCACCAGATCGGTTGACTGGGCACAGGTTTACCCCGAATGGGGGCTGGCCGACAATGCCGCGTTCATCGTCGGTCCCCGTGATATGTCGGCCGGCCTCGACCTCCAACGGCGGACGTTCCTGCACTCCTACGACGCCGAGGTCGACGCGGACGGCAGTGCTCTGGAGACCATCATGACGGCCCCGCTCGTCGTCGCCCAGTGGATCAACTGCCAGTACTACTTCTCGGCCGTCGCGCCCGATGTGTTCGGGGCCGGCACCAAGACCGTCCACAACGTGGTCGGTAGCGCCGGCGTCATCAGTGGGCACAACGGTGATCTACGACTGGGACTGCCCTGGCAATCCATTGCCGACGGCAGCAGGCTGCGGCACGAGCCGATGCGGCTGCTCGCGGTGATCCAGGCTCCGCTGTCACGGATCGACACCATCATCGACCGCAACCCGATCCTGCAGCGGTTGTTCGGAAATGAGTGGGTCAGCCTTGCCGCCAGGCCGAGCGCGGAAGCTCCGTGGCAGCAGTGGACCCGCACGGGATGGCGGCCTTGGTTCGAATCCTATTCCCTACCAACTGTTCTCGATGAAGAGAGGGTCTCATGA
- a CDS encoding TIGR03619 family F420-dependent LLM class oxidoreductase, translated as MKFYVSVAFLETREIVEIAKAADDLGYEGLGIPDHVVNLETLSTPYPYTKNGERRWQPFTDWPDPWVLVGALAQATQQIRFVTTVYIPGMRDPYSAAKSIGTAAYLADGRVELGIGVGWCEEEFTLMGQQFAKRGKRTDEMIELMRALWQPGWTEFDGEFYKTPRLEMMPTPPHIPIYSGGLSDIALRRAARLDGWIGDLISLDQAILRVDKLRELRAEKGLGMDGYEILTPLTDAFTIPHYERAAAAGITGIVTMPWMFYSGPDASTADKIDGMRRFRKDLALDA; from the coding sequence GTGAAATTCTATGTGAGCGTTGCGTTTCTGGAGACCCGTGAGATCGTCGAGATCGCGAAGGCCGCCGATGACCTGGGCTATGAGGGCCTCGGCATTCCCGACCATGTGGTGAACCTGGAAACGCTGTCGACCCCGTACCCGTACACGAAGAACGGCGAGCGGCGCTGGCAGCCGTTCACCGACTGGCCCGACCCGTGGGTGCTGGTCGGTGCGCTGGCACAGGCCACGCAACAGATCAGATTCGTGACCACGGTGTACATCCCGGGGATGCGGGATCCGTATTCGGCGGCGAAATCCATTGGTACTGCGGCTTATCTGGCCGACGGCAGGGTGGAGCTCGGTATCGGCGTCGGCTGGTGCGAAGAAGAGTTCACCCTGATGGGTCAGCAGTTCGCCAAGCGCGGCAAGCGGACCGACGAGATGATCGAGCTGATGCGTGCGTTGTGGCAGCCGGGCTGGACCGAGTTCGACGGCGAGTTCTACAAGACTCCGAGACTGGAGATGATGCCGACGCCGCCGCACATCCCGATCTACAGCGGCGGATTGTCCGACATCGCGCTGCGCCGGGCTGCCCGCCTCGACGGTTGGATCGGTGACCTGATCAGCCTGGACCAGGCGATCCTGCGGGTCGACAAACTGCGCGAGTTGCGTGCCGAAAAAGGGCTCGGCATGGACGGTTACGAGATCCTGACCCCGCTGACCGATGCGTTCACGATTCCGCACTACGAGCGCGCCGCGGCGGCGGGCATCACCGGCATCGTGACGATGCCGTGGATGTTTTACTCCGGCCCTGACGCCTCGACCGCCGACAAGATCGATGGGATGCGCCGGTTCCGTAAGGATTTGGCACTGGACGCCTAG
- a CDS encoding PaaI family thioesterase, with product MDFEYGVISADEHDRVKALHEPLAEALRRLIDASLHSGADAETIAQARQTIDEVSETLERTPTDRPRILRHEESGLPVVWRNPAVGRHNPLAPPMITHHEDGRCWTEFTLGPVYEGPPGLVHGGICALLLDQLLGEAATSQLSKPKFTGTITLRYLRGTPLGPLRGEAWLERTEGYKTYARGFLSDAEGPTVEAEGVFIMPAWARDAQ from the coding sequence ATGGATTTTGAATATGGCGTCATCAGCGCCGACGAGCACGACCGGGTGAAGGCGTTGCACGAACCGCTCGCGGAGGCGCTGCGCAGGCTCATCGATGCCAGCCTGCACAGCGGGGCCGACGCCGAGACCATTGCGCAGGCGCGGCAGACCATCGACGAGGTGAGCGAGACACTCGAACGCACCCCGACCGACCGGCCTCGGATACTGCGTCACGAGGAGTCCGGTCTTCCGGTGGTGTGGCGCAATCCTGCTGTAGGCCGGCACAATCCGCTCGCTCCGCCGATGATCACCCACCACGAGGACGGCCGGTGCTGGACCGAGTTCACGCTCGGGCCGGTGTATGAGGGACCACCCGGGTTGGTGCACGGCGGCATTTGCGCGCTGCTGCTCGACCAGCTCTTGGGCGAGGCGGCCACCAGCCAGCTCAGCAAGCCGAAGTTCACCGGCACGATCACGCTGAGATACCTGCGGGGAACACCGCTGGGACCGCTGCGCGGCGAGGCGTGGCTCGAACGAACCGAAGGCTATAAGACCTACGCGCGCGGATTCCTCAGCGACGCAGAAGGACCGACCGTAGAAGCAGAAGGAGTCTTCATCATGCCGGCGTGGGCGAGGGATGCACAGTGA